The Candidatus Methylomirabilota bacterium genome contains the following window.
CTACATGTTCGGCGGCAAGGGAACGGTGCCCATCGTCGTGCGGGCGGCCCAGGGCTCAGGCGTCAAGCTGGCCGCCCAGCACTCGCAGAGCCTGGAGGCCTGGTTCGCGCATGTCCCGGGACTCATCGTCGTCTGCCCCTCGACGCCGGCCGACGCCAAGGGGCTCCTGCTGGCCGCCATCCGGAACCCGAACCCCGTGATCTTCCTCGAGCACAAGATGCTCTACTTTCAGAAGGGCGACGTCCCGGACGGGGAAGGCCTGGAGCGGATCGGGGTGGCCGCGCGCCGGCGCGAAGGGACCGACGTGACGCTGGCCTCCTACAGCCTGATGGCCCACCGGTGCCTGGAGGCGGCGGATCTCCTCGCCCAGCGCGGTATCTCGTGCGAGGTCGTCGACCTGCGGACGGTCCACCCCTGGGACCGCGAGGCGATCCTCGCCTCGGTGCGGAAGACCCACCGGCTGGTGGTGGTCCACGAGGCGGTCAAGAGCTTCGGCGTCGGCGCCGAGATCGCGGCCGCCGTGATGGAGGAAGCCTTCGACGACCTGGACGCCCCGGTCGTGCGGGTCGCCGCCCACGACATCCCGATGCCGTTCAACGAGAACCTCGAGCGCGAGACCGTGCCAACGGTCGAGCGGATCGTCGAGGCCGTCAAGCAGCTCGCCTGAGTCCACCGGAGGGGGCCTCGACGGCCCCCTCCGGGACCTCCCCCGAGAGGGGGGTTGCGCGGGCAAAGCCCGCGCTCGGAGCGGAACATCCAGTGGTGGGGTGGTAAGAGTGAGCCCGAGAGCCACACCCCGCGCATTCCGTCACAGAGCTGACCCGAGGAGGCCGAGATGACGCGGGACTCGAGACCCTGGCTCAAGGTTCCGCGGCGGCGCGCGGGCCTGCTCGTCGCCCTCGCGGCTCTCGTGCTGACGGCCGGCCCGGCGGCAGCCGTGGAGCTGGAGGTGGCGACCTGGCACTGGACGGAGCCGGCCCGGGGCGCCGTGCTGCGCAAGATGGTCGAGCAGTTCACTCGCGAGCACCCGACCATCACCATCAAAGAGGTCAGCGTCCCCTTCCCCCGGTACGTCGAGCAGATGCTGCTCCGCCTGGCTGGCGGCGCGCCGCCGGACGTGCTGGTGGCCACCGACGCCATGCTCTTCACCTTTCTCGACCGTGGCCACCTGGCTCCCTTCGGGTCCTTCCCGGCTCTGGCCCGCATGCTCGAGCGCGACCGGCAGGACTTCGTCGACGGCCAGGCCGTCGCGAGCATCGGTGGTCAGACCTACGGCGTCGTGAGTCACTACAGCACCTATGGGCTCCTCTACAACGAGAAGCTCCTGAGCGAAGCCGGCATCGCCAAGCCCCCTGCGACCCCGCAGGAATTCCTGGCGGCGGCGACGAAGCTCACCAAGGCGCCCGAGCAGTTCGGGTACGGCACGCGCCACTCGATGAACGAGGAGGGCGGCTGGTGGTACGAGGTCGCGTACTGGGTCCACGGATTCGGCGGGCGATGGGCCACCGGCGGCAAGCCGTCGGTCAGCACGCCGCCCGTGATCAACGCCGTGCGATTCTTCAAGCAGCTCTACGACGCCGGCGTGTTCCCCAAGGGGGTGGATGCCGCCACCTACCGGCGGATGTTCTGGCAAGAGAAGATCGCCATGCTGACCGACAACAACGCCGTGTACTTCATCGCCAAGTCCCAGAATCCGAATCTGGCTCTCCGGGCCGCCCCCAACCCGTTCTCCCCGCCGGTCACCGTCGGCGAGATCTCCTTCTACACCATCCCCAAGGGCGCCAAGCACGCGCCTGAGGCGGCGAC
Protein-coding sequences here:
- a CDS encoding extracellular solute-binding protein, with amino-acid sequence MTRDSRPWLKVPRRRAGLLVALAALVLTAGPAAAVELEVATWHWTEPARGAVLRKMVEQFTREHPTITIKEVSVPFPRYVEQMLLRLAGGAPPDVLVATDAMLFTFLDRGHLAPFGSFPALARMLERDRQDFVDGQAVASIGGQTYGVVSHYSTYGLLYNEKLLSEAGIAKPPATPQEFLAAATKLTKAPEQFGYGTRHSMNEEGGWWYEVAYWVHGFGGRWATGGKPSVSTPPVINAVRFFKQLYDAGVFPKGVDAATYRRMFWQEKIAMLTDNNAVYFIAKSQNPNLALRAAPNPFSPPVTVGEISFYTIPKGAKHAPEAATFIDWYRQHLRELGMNLQNLVGSKSANTEILSAFPHLTTFVNAPLAENGGALPKGYEGRMPEFRHIVLQHVTQVLVNNADPATEMQAAQAELENMRR
- a CDS encoding alpha-ketoacid dehydrogenase subunit beta — its product is MHTLTVAEAICEGLREEMERDPRVFLMGEDVGAIGGIFATSRGLLEKFGPERVRETPISEAAIVGHAIGAAVAGLRPVIECGGFVDFLSLTMDQLVNQAAKLRYMFGGKGTVPIVVRAAQGSGVKLAAQHSQSLEAWFAHVPGLIVVCPSTPADAKGLLLAAIRNPNPVIFLEHKMLYFQKGDVPDGEGLERIGVAARRREGTDVTLASYSLMAHRCLEAADLLAQRGISCEVVDLRTVHPWDREAILASVRKTHRLVVVHEAVKSFGVGAEIAAAVMEEAFDDLDAPVVRVAAHDIPMPFNENLERETVPTVERIVEAVKQLA